The sequence ACTGCTACCACAAATCAGGTGTGTTCTGGCAGGGCTGTAATGTCCTTCTAACCAGAGCTGTCAGGGAGGATAGCTGTTTGTTTCTAGACAACACCAGATTGTATATAACAGGAAAGACGCAGGGAAGGAAGAGACTTGCTAACTATCTGCCATATCCCAAATCCTGAGGAGGGAGGTTGGTGCTGACTAGCAAACAATAATACACCAGACAGaaatgtttctcctttttctcccaaTGTCCCTGCCCACATCCAGAAGTATCCCTAGCTCAGAGGACATGGGCAATACTGACCTGCTAGCATCATGTGAAATAGAGAAGGACCAAAGGATGTCACATTAATGTTGATGGATGCCTTTTCATGTGTTCTGTTCTGAAACTGAATGCTCACacctccccccttttttttttggtagcaatTGAATGGGAGATTGAACAGGGTCTCCTCAATACCCAGGAGAGCAACCCAGGGGCTTTCATATTCCTCAGAGAGGGTGAGGATTCCAACAGACAAATTGGGCAAGCAACAAACAGTGAGCTGTTAGAAGAGGAGGACAATCTGGACAGCGAAGCAAAACAGCTGCTCAGCGACCTTAAAGCAAAAATTGCAAGCCATTATCCCGAACACCTCAAAGTACACACACTGGCATACAGTAAAGACTCTGGGAACCCTCGGTGCAAGGAGAGTAATAAATACCTGAAACAACTTTGTGAGCAGTTCACTGCTGTCACTAATCACCAGGCTTTAGAGAATCTTCGATACTGAGGAGAGATCAGCGAGAAGCCAGGGTGActtctgcaggagctgggcCACCACACAGCTCTgtgcctgaagaactgcagattTTTCTGTGGGAGGCAGAATTTATCAGATAGCATTTTTCACCGTATTAGGCAGAACAATGATAAAACCCACACAACCCTCACCCTTTATGGGCTGCCAGGCTGTGGAAAAATAGCTGTGATGTGCAAACTATCTGAGCGGGTGCAAGCTGTTTTAGGGCAAGACAGTGTAGTTGTGATTTGTTTGCTGGGGACATCCCAGCTCAGTTCTGCCATTCAGAGCCTGCTGAGGGATGTTTGTCTCCAAGTGTGTTTAGCATTTGATTTACCACCACCTCCAAGCCAGACCAAACAGGCTTGCAGTGATTTAGTCTTGTTCCTCAGTAAACTCCTCCTCACTGTCTCCCATTGTGGCACACAGGCACTGATGGTGTTCCTTGACTCTGTGGAAAGATTACTTCCTAATGACGGTGCTCACACATTCTGCTGGCTCCCTACAGACTGCCCTCCAAAGGTTCACATCATCATTTCCATTTCCACAGCAGAGCCTGATACTCTGAAAGCTCTCCAACACGCTGTGTCTGAGGCTGAAGCATACTCTGAAGTAGGACCCTTATCCTGTGAGGAAGGCGAGGAGATGCTAGAGATGCTCTTAGCATCAGACACACGATGGCTAAGCCCAGCTCAAGGGGTCTATTTCTATCAGAGCTTCCCTAGTGGTGGGCAAGCCCTGCTCTTCAAGCTGGCCTTCCATGAGGCCAGAAAATGGTTATCTTACACTTCACCTTCAGAACTAGTAATTGCTAGCACAGCCCAGGATGCCACACACCGTCTGTGCGAGAGACTGGAAAAGTCACACGGCACAGTCCTTGTGGCTCACGTACTTGGCTATATTGCTTCCTCACGGTGAGTACTGCTGTATCTCTGATGTAACAGCCCATACCTCCTGCTGTTCATAGGGAATATGTCTAAATACAGCCAAACCCAATCAAAGCTCTCAGTTCTTTGAGCCTGTGAATGTGTTCATACATATATTTAGCAAGCATAACATTCCTCTCATACCTGGCAGCCTACCTAAAACATTGTCTTGAAGGGAGATGTTCTGGGAttacttggaaaaagaaatcaatctCCATGGCTTATGCAGTGTCTAAGCTCTCAGCTGAGACTGCCATGTGTGCATGTGAGCTAGTGAGATTTTTTGGTGACTAGTACTTCTGAACTGCCAGAGAAACCACTCACCCTCCCACTATGGATACCACTGTAAACAGTAAGGAGGAGgataaataatttccttttatatcTCACACTTCACTTGCAGAAATGGGCTGTCAGACACAGAGCTGAAGGACATTTTATCCCTTGACGATGAAGTTCTCTCAGAGATTCACCACTGTCACATTCCTTCAAGTAAACCTATCCTGCACCTTCTTCCTCTCCGCTGGGCACGGCTACACAGTGACATGGGAGAGTGCCTGGCAGAATGGAAGGCAGATGGCTTCACCCTTCTTTGCTCTGCACACAGGTACATTTAGAGAGCCGAGAATGAGAAGCCAAACCTCTGAGTATGGGATGTTCCCATCCTGGGCTTTCAGGCACCCTGCCTAGAGTCCTCCCCATTCTTAAACTCTGTCAGTGCTGAGATTAGAAAAaacccagctccagctccctgtTCCGGTACATCTAttactttttcccttcccaggcAAATTGTTGAAAAGATGCAGATTCATTATTTATCAAAACAAGACCAAATCAAGAGGCATTTTCTCCTGGCAGATTTCTTCAAGgggacttggagctggggaacgAAGAAACCTCTCACATTGCCACACCTTAGCAGGACTTTGAATGCTGACAGGAAGGTGAGGACTAACAGCAGGCATTTCCATACCTGTAAACTCTGGACCAGGGCTCTCTCTCTCCAGACTGTTGGACAGGGTCTGAAATCAGAAGATGATGAAAATAACAGTAAATAACACTATTCAGTGCGTTCAACAGTGACAAAGATAtatattggttttttttaataggtatCTCTAACCAAGGAGCTCTAAAGTAATTTTACAAACTGTCACACAGTCTTCATATATGTAAAAGGCTACTGCAACAAGGAAGGAAGTCATTTATTATTCACATCTGCAGAAAGGCAGCCTGCCTTAGATTGTCGCAAGAGAAATTTAGAGtcatgaaaaacatttcctaCTAACAGGAAAACAGTGAAAGTCCTGGAAGTGCTGTCTGGCATACCATGAGATAGCATCTAGCACTGAAGTTGTGAAAGCAAACACATTAATCCACACACCATGTCTCAAATCCACTGTTCTGGTTACTCCTAGGTAGCCCCTCAGCCACTCTGGTTCTCTGATACTGTTGCAAATCTGAGGAAGTTGAGTGAATTGCCATTTCATTTACTTAAAGCTGGATGAATTGAGGAGCTAAAACAGGATGTGCTGGGTAAGGCCTGGGCAAGAGGGAGTGCTCTGCAGAGGCATGCTTCATGCTTACAGCCACAGGTAAGAATCACAACCTTTTTGCACAGCATCAATAACCGCTGTGAGAAAGAAGCTCGAAAGAGAGAAATAAGCTGACTTTTATGAACTGTTATCCTAGAATTATCACCACAGTCCCTTAGTAGCTGAAAGAAATTATCTAGATCCTCCAAATGctgagaagaaaacatattaaaaaacataacaaattttaaaaaaagaaaatacacagagcATTTAAGAGGCTAAAGAAGGAACTGTGACAATGGGAGCCCTCCACTTCCTCAGCATATGAGTCCTAGTTCCACTGCTAGTGGCTGTAAATCCTTctattccttccttccccaaaaaaagcattttttaatctcAGTTTTTTCAGAATAACTGTGCATTCTCAGGGCTGATATTCTCTGCTCTAATAGTGTTTCTTTCTGCAGGAAATATGAACTGGATCAGCTGTAAAATAATTGCCTCTGGAATAGAGAGTGTTGTTGATGACTTTGCCATGTGCACTGAATGCATCAGCTGTCCAGAACTACGCCTTGTGCAGGACATACTTCTCCTTTTCAAGCCTGCAGTCAGCAGTATACACAGCCCTGAAGGTAACAACTATGTCACAGTGACAGAGCATGACACAAATGTTTACCAGAAGAAAGAACTGAAGTTTTCCTTTCCAAGTAGtacttttctgaggaattaaAACCAGTGACAAAATTCTCTGTTCTGGGATCCATCAAAAGACTCATAAATGCCTCATGCTGGTAGGGCCTTTGTATGGGAAGCTGAGGTTTCTTCTTTGCCAATAGACACTTTGTATATTTGATTAGAGCAGTTCACCACAACCAAAGTGCCTGTTGCCCCACGTCTAGTAGAAGTACCTGTTAGCTATTTGGATTCCCTTGCAGCTTTAAAGTTAACTAGAGGAGACAGCACACAGTGCTGCTCCTCTGTCCTCTCCTCAGAACACCCACTCCTCCCTCAGGGGAAAAATCCTGCCACACCACTACATTTCCCCATATTTTACACTGTAACCTTCCTTGTATTACTCAAGTGCCTGGCCAGAAAAGGCAGCTCAGTTCACTACATACTGCACATCACATAAAATACAACTATGGTAGCTCTCACAGGCCTACCAGAGTCATgttctaaaatgcttttttgtctCTGCCCTCTTAGGAGTGAGTATAATATACACAGAAATGTTGGCCAGGCTTCTTTTTTCGTGCCTTCTTACCCAGAGGTAATCGGGAAGCTGTGCCAGCAGTGTCTAAGCTGGTGCAGTGTCTGTCCCTATCCTGTTCTCATTCCACTGTGTGGATTTCTCCAGCCACCTGGTGGGGCCCTACATAGAACGCTCACCAGATTCCTCAAAGGTAGGATTAGTCCTGGGGGCAGATACAGCCCAAGAATATATCTAATCATCCATCTGTAATGAATGAGATCCAAGAAACATAATAAATAAACAGAGCAAGAAGGAGAGAACATCTATTTATGTAGAGATACAGTTTTGCCTGTGAGCTTACACAAAGGCAGGACAAAGGTCCATTTGCCTTTGTGCTCAGTCATGCACCAGTCCCATTTGCAATTGCTTccacaaatgaggaaaaagtgGGTCATTTTGTCATCAAGACAACAAAAGCACACACTGACCTAGATATGTCTGAGGGAACCTAATCTTGCTCTTGGCATAGACTATGGGGTTCAGGCAGTATAGGGGGGTTCCAGTTGGGGAAACATAGCATATTAACAATCTCAAAATGtctcttttctgtctgtggTATAAAGAACAGCCTTTCCTCTTTGTGTCTCATGGTAGGTGTCACAGTGATAGCACTTAGTTCTGATTACCGGCTGCTGGTGGCAGGTTCCCACGATGGCTCAACGCTTGTCTGGAATATGGAAGTTTTTGAGATGCTGCAC comes from Haliaeetus albicilla chromosome 8, bHalAlb1.1, whole genome shotgun sequence and encodes:
- the NWD1 gene encoding LOW QUALITY PROTEIN: NACHT domain- and WD repeat-containing protein 1 (The sequence of the model RefSeq protein was modified relative to this genomic sequence to represent the inferred CDS: inserted 2 bases in 2 codons; deleted 2 bases in 2 codons; substituted 5 bases at 5 genomic stop codons), which produces MTSTQPGSKFLTSVVLHKSFHVDIATERETLLEKAYPEAQAFCQKHGLMFEVIDLRWGISELVDPDHRNTQLSLEEIEACQKLSAGPTFIGLLGDHCGHQTVPRLIVEKEFEALALQLSGDSTQLMTQWYRRDKNTLPTCYVLQPADRQAWHCLERRLASAPRVAAQKSRRCGLLSPEQRHCYHKSAIEWEIEQGLLNTQESNPGAFIFLREGEDSNRQIGQATNSELLEEEDNLDSEAKQLLSDLKAKIASHYPEHLKVHTLAYSKDSGNPRCKESNKYLKQLCEQFTAVTNHQALENLRYXGEISEKPGXLLQELGHHTALCLKNCRFFCGRQNLSDSIFHRIRQNNDKTHTTLTLYGLPGCGKIAVMCKLSERVQAVLGQDSVVVICLLGTSQLSSAIQSLLRDVCLQVCLAFDLPPPPSQTKQACSDLVLFLSKLLLTVSHCGTQALMVFLDSVERLLPNDGAHTFCWLPTDCPPKVHIIISISTAEPDTLKALQHAVSEAEAYSEVGPLSCEEGEEMLEMLLASDTRWLSPAQGVYFYQSFPSGGQALLFKLAFHEARKWLSYTSPSELVIASTAQDATHRLCERLEKSHGTVLVAHVLGYIASSRNGLSDTELKDILSLDDEVLSEIHHCHIPSSKPILHLLPLRWARLHSDMGECLAEWKADGFTLLCSAHRQIVEKMQIHYLSKQDQIKRHFLLADFFKGTWSWGTKKPLTLPHLSRTLNADRKVAPQPLWFSDTVANLRKLSELPFHLLKAGXIEELKQDVLGNMNWISCKIIASGIESVVDDFAMCTECISCPELRLVQDILLLFKPAVSSIHSPEGVSIIYTEMLARLXFFVPSYPEVIGKLCQQCLSWCSVCPYPVLIPLCGFLQPPGGALHRTLTRFLKGVTVIALSSDYRLLVAGSHDGSTLVWNMEVFEMLHTLPEHSAEVRCVKVFGKGTCAVLAAMDHTLRIWNLISGRAKFTIQDTHIKEQPSHHPHVDEGHMIVYSSSDTKVNAWHLETAELIFQISGEASDAWMCSAVFSPRLVIMTVSEGGMLSLYNSNTGELRXKCQLSGLQEETPTSSVLIQKQGKMIVGFSGGSLSMISSDGNSLLEKLPGRVRFAMMSEDESILAAGFEEYVRVYLANPKGFHRVLPADLKHEGVVHTAVISAGNSIIVTGSQAASIQVWSLLNQGLLTDTLDGMGALVTLLDLCDCTLVSASHSAPYLGVXNLIYNHRQKTLAPVPNTGCTALSYGGNYAYFPQPEDTQKVIIWNTTEGEVRDTLDTSAQVRCLEIAEQNQLIFIGLVSGTVLVFSLNSRQDVACIPPPESQKPVNDMAINKQEKQPXLAVAYDDLVLVLDIMPADPCPVIDRPTYTFKTQIPGSLISHVAVLADYRVLYGMTSGDLFLYDCPQAQVFPLEGHRSQIFCLESSHGEQQALSGSEDSLQRLWDLEFCQQEHKMCYYKVLPW